One genomic region from Streptomyces sp. NBC_01431 encodes:
- a CDS encoding Gfo/Idh/MocA family protein, translating into MRIGLIGTGRIGAFHAGVLARHPQVEHLVVADADAARAAEVAALTGANAVDTVADAFAGVDAVVIASATAAHAEHIATAARAGLPAFCEKPVSLDVPGTLRALRAVEAAGTELQLGFMRRFDAGYVRARELVRSGRLGRLHTVRAVTSDPAPPPAAYLPLSGGLYRDCLVHDFDIVRWVTGREVTEVYAAGSDAGPAMFRAAGDIDTAAVVLTLDDATLATATATRCNGAGYDVRLELAGESDQFAVGLDDRTPLTSTEPQGPGRPDKPWTGFLERFAPAYEAELDAFVRLVRGEADNPCDGRDALHALRIAEACEISRRERRPVRVAEVPTG; encoded by the coding sequence ATGCGTATCGGACTGATCGGAACTGGACGGATCGGCGCCTTCCACGCGGGAGTACTCGCCCGCCATCCACAGGTCGAGCACCTGGTGGTCGCGGACGCCGACGCCGCGCGGGCCGCCGAGGTGGCCGCGCTGACCGGCGCGAACGCCGTGGACACGGTGGCGGACGCCTTCGCCGGGGTCGACGCGGTGGTGATCGCCTCGGCGACCGCGGCGCACGCCGAGCACATCGCGACGGCCGCCCGCGCCGGGCTGCCCGCCTTCTGCGAGAAACCCGTGTCCCTGGACGTGCCGGGCACGCTGCGGGCGCTGCGGGCGGTCGAGGCCGCGGGCACCGAGCTCCAGCTCGGCTTCATGCGCCGCTTCGACGCGGGCTATGTGCGGGCCCGCGAGCTGGTGCGCTCGGGGCGGCTCGGCCGGCTGCACACCGTGCGGGCCGTCACCTCCGACCCCGCGCCGCCGCCCGCCGCCTATCTGCCGCTGTCCGGCGGGCTCTACCGCGACTGTCTGGTCCACGACTTCGACATCGTGCGCTGGGTGACCGGCCGGGAGGTGACCGAGGTGTACGCGGCGGGCTCCGACGCGGGGCCCGCGATGTTCCGCGCGGCCGGTGACATCGACACGGCGGCCGTCGTCCTCACCCTGGACGACGCCACCCTGGCCACGGCCACGGCCACCCGCTGCAATGGCGCGGGCTACGACGTACGTCTCGAACTGGCCGGTGAGAGCGACCAGTTCGCGGTCGGTCTTGACGACCGCACGCCGCTGACCTCGACCGAGCCGCAGGGTCCGGGCCGTCCCGACAAGCCGTGGACCGGCTTCCTGGAGCGCTTCGCCCCCGCGTACGAGGCCGAGCTCGATGCCTTCGTCCGGCTCGTACGTGGTGAGGCGGACAACCCCTGTGACGGCCGGGACGCGCTGCACGCGCTGCGCATCGCCGAGGCCTGCGAGATCTCGCGCCGCGAACGCCGTCCGGTACGGGTGGCCGAGGTCCCCACCGGCTGA
- a CDS encoding cytochrome P450 family protein, translating into MPVIDLSEHAEQFNADPYPVYAKLRAAGPAHLVRTPAGGDVWLIVGHEEARSALGDPRLSKDWRAIAEEGYVELPVSANMLETDPPQHTRLRKLVAREFTPRRIEALRPRVQEITDQLVTTMLAAPDRTADLVDSLAFPLPMTVICELLGVPDLDQEAFRVLSNEAVAPTVNDNTAVREIGKYLVGLIEDKRCTRPADDLLSALIRARHDDGDQLSQDELIGMAFLLLVAGHETTVNLISNGVRVLLGHPDQLAALRADFTLIDAAIEELLRYEGPVGTATYRFAREPVLVGDALIPAGAPVLVALASAGRDPDRYPDPDRFDIRRPPQGHLAFGHGIHFCLGAPLARLEGATALRTLLERTPDLQLAAEPAQLEWLPGMLIRGVRHLPVRW; encoded by the coding sequence ATGCCCGTCATCGACCTGAGCGAACACGCCGAGCAGTTCAACGCCGATCCGTACCCGGTCTACGCCAAGCTGCGTGCGGCCGGGCCCGCGCATCTGGTCCGCACTCCGGCCGGAGGCGACGTCTGGCTGATCGTCGGGCACGAGGAGGCGCGGTCCGCGCTCGGCGACCCCCGTCTCTCCAAGGACTGGCGAGCCATCGCGGAAGAGGGCTACGTCGAACTGCCGGTCAGCGCCAACATGCTGGAAACCGACCCGCCGCAGCACACCCGGCTGCGCAAACTGGTGGCGCGGGAGTTCACCCCGCGCCGCATCGAAGCGCTGCGCCCCCGCGTGCAGGAGATCACCGACCAGCTCGTCACCACCATGCTGGCCGCCCCCGACCGCACCGCCGACCTGGTCGACTCGCTCGCCTTCCCCCTGCCGATGACCGTGATCTGCGAACTGCTCGGCGTGCCCGACCTCGACCAGGAGGCCTTCCGCGTCCTGTCCAACGAGGCGGTCGCCCCGACCGTGAACGACAACACCGCGGTGCGCGAGATCGGCAAGTACCTGGTCGGGCTGATCGAGGACAAACGCTGCACCCGCCCCGCCGACGACCTGCTGAGCGCCCTGATCCGCGCCCGCCACGACGACGGCGACCAGCTGTCGCAGGACGAACTCATCGGCATGGCCTTCCTTCTGCTCGTCGCCGGCCACGAGACGACCGTCAACCTCATCTCCAACGGGGTACGCGTCCTGCTCGGCCACCCCGATCAACTGGCCGCACTGCGCGCCGACTTCACCCTCATCGACGCTGCGATCGAAGAACTGCTCCGCTACGAAGGACCCGTCGGGACCGCCACCTACCGCTTCGCCCGCGAACCCGTCCTCGTCGGCGACGCCCTCATCCCGGCGGGCGCCCCCGTCCTGGTCGCCCTCGCCTCGGCCGGCCGCGACCCGGACCGCTACCCCGACCCGGACCGCTTCGACATCCGGCGCCCCCCACAGGGTCACCTCGCCTTCGGCCATGGCATCCACTTCTGCCTCGGCGCCCCGCTCGCCCGCCTGGAGGGCGCGACCGCGCTCCGCACCCTGCTCGAACGCACCCCAGACCTCCAACTGGCAGCGGAACCAGCGCAGTTGGAGTGGCTGCCCGGCATGCTCATCCGGGGCGTACGCCACCTGCCGGTCCGCTGGTGA
- a CDS encoding response regulator transcription factor: MTIRLLLVDDDPLVRAGLTLMLGGAEDIEIVGEAADGSGIEQLALELRPDVVLMDIRMPHVDGLTATETLRARPDAPEVIVLTTFHADEQVLRALRAGAAGFVLKDTPPAEIVAAVRRVFAGDPVLSPAVTRQLMTQVSGGAVAPGDRTARARSRLALLAEREREVAVAVGRGQSNAEISARLYLSVPTVKTHVSRVLAKLRLNNRVQIALLVHDAGLLDESGDDVG; the protein is encoded by the coding sequence ATGACCATCCGGCTGCTCCTCGTCGACGACGACCCCCTGGTCCGCGCGGGACTCACCCTCATGCTCGGCGGCGCCGAGGACATCGAGATCGTCGGCGAGGCCGCCGACGGCTCCGGAATCGAGCAACTCGCCCTGGAACTAAGACCGGACGTCGTGCTCATGGACATCCGCATGCCCCACGTCGACGGCCTCACCGCCACCGAGACGCTGCGGGCCCGCCCCGACGCGCCCGAGGTGATCGTCCTGACCACCTTCCACGCCGACGAGCAGGTGCTGCGGGCGCTGCGGGCCGGAGCCGCCGGATTCGTCCTCAAGGACACCCCGCCCGCCGAGATCGTCGCGGCCGTACGCCGCGTCTTCGCCGGAGACCCCGTGCTCTCGCCCGCCGTCACCCGGCAGTTGATGACCCAGGTGTCGGGCGGCGCCGTCGCACCCGGCGACCGGACGGCGCGGGCCCGCAGCCGCCTCGCGCTGCTCGCCGAGCGCGAACGGGAGGTCGCCGTGGCCGTCGGACGCGGCCAGTCGAACGCCGAGATCTCCGCCCGGCTGTATCTCAGCGTGCCCACCGTGAAGACCCACGTGTCCCGTGTCCTGGCCAAGCTGCGCCTCAACAACCGTGTGCAGATCGCCCTGTTGGTGCATGACGCCGGTCTGCTCGACGAGAGCGGCGACGACGTAGGCTGA
- a CDS encoding sensor histidine kinase codes for MTRAGPEFRWLLPSAVADPELPGDRARPRRTVRDWAVDLCAFLGAALIGMLAADAMHSTPGYSDTVMALDQLVGALACCAVWLRRRWPVGLAVVLVFVSLGAPVASGAVLVALFSLAVHRPFKPVVLAVSSLAVVTSVFQPVLRPDPTTSLLTNAIAGTVFILLVTAWGMLVRSRRQLVLALRERATRAETEAALRAENAQRLAREAIAREMHDVLAHRLTLLSVHAGALEFRPDAPPAEVARAAGIIRDSAHEALQDLRQIIGVLRSPGEGADDRPQPTLATLDALVAESRAAGMKVVLDRRIPDAADVPVATGRNAYRIAQEALTNARKHAPGAEVTVTVTGRPGEGLAVEVRNPAPVGTVPEVPGSGQGLIGLTERATLAGGRLCHGRAPDGSFAVEAWLPWPS; via the coding sequence ATGACACGAGCCGGACCCGAGTTCCGCTGGCTGCTGCCCTCGGCGGTGGCCGACCCCGAGCTGCCCGGCGACCGGGCCCGGCCGCGGCGCACCGTGCGCGACTGGGCCGTCGACCTGTGCGCCTTCCTCGGCGCCGCCCTGATCGGGATGCTCGCCGCCGACGCGATGCACTCCACGCCCGGGTACTCCGACACCGTCATGGCGCTCGACCAGCTGGTGGGCGCGCTGGCCTGCTGCGCGGTGTGGCTGCGGCGGCGCTGGCCGGTGGGGCTCGCCGTGGTGCTCGTCTTCGTGTCGCTCGGCGCGCCCGTCGCCTCCGGGGCCGTCCTGGTCGCCCTGTTCAGTCTCGCCGTGCACCGGCCGTTCAAGCCCGTCGTGCTCGCCGTCAGCAGCCTCGCCGTGGTGACCTCGGTGTTCCAGCCCGTGCTGCGCCCCGACCCCACCACCAGTCTGCTCACCAACGCCATCGCGGGCACGGTGTTCATCCTGCTGGTCACCGCCTGGGGCATGCTCGTACGCTCCCGGCGTCAGCTCGTCCTGGCCCTGCGCGAGCGGGCGACCCGCGCCGAGACCGAGGCCGCGTTGCGGGCCGAGAACGCCCAGCGGCTCGCCCGCGAGGCCATCGCCCGTGAGATGCACGACGTGCTCGCCCACCGCCTCACCCTGCTCTCGGTCCACGCGGGCGCCCTCGAATTCCGGCCCGACGCGCCGCCCGCCGAGGTCGCCCGAGCGGCCGGGATCATCCGGGACAGCGCACACGAGGCGCTCCAGGACCTGCGGCAGATCATCGGCGTACTGCGCAGCCCCGGCGAGGGCGCCGACGACCGGCCGCAGCCCACCCTCGCCACCCTCGACGCCCTGGTCGCGGAGTCCCGCGCGGCCGGGATGAAGGTCGTCCTGGACCGCCGCATCCCGGACGCCGCCGACGTACCGGTCGCCACCGGCCGCAACGCCTACCGCATCGCCCAGGAAGCCCTCACCAATGCCCGCAAGCACGCGCCGGGCGCCGAGGTCACCGTCACCGTGACGGGCCGGCCGGGCGAGGGGCTCGCCGTCGAGGTACGCAACCCCGCACCCGTCGGCACCGTACCCGAGGTGCCGGGATCGGGGCAGGGCCTCATCGGCCTCACCGAACGCGCCACCCTGGCCGGCGGCCGGCTCTGCCACGGGCGCGCGCCCGACGGCTCCTTCGCGGTGGAGGCCTGGCTACCGTGGCCCTCATGA
- a CDS encoding EamA family transporter has protein sequence MSSLAVPSATFAPRRAWLTDLPVLLVAVVWGASYLAAKDITTARTVVAVLVLRFALVLPVLAVAGWRGLRSLTAAQWRGAGLLGLVLSGIFLLETYGVVHTSATNAGLIISLTMIFTPLAEAAVTRPQALGFARAGGTPTRPPRAFLGAAALSVAGVVLLTQGGGFTAPSAGDLLMLLAALARTAHVLFMARIKAVQDADSLSLTTVQLGGAVGVFAVLAAVPGTGGAPWTVAADFGVREWTGLLFLSVFCTLFAFFVQMWAVRRTSPSRVSLLLGTEPLWAAAAGIALGGERLGALGLLGAVLVLAGTALGRRAAGA, from the coding sequence GTGTCGTCGCTCGCCGTACCCTCCGCCACATTCGCCCCGCGCCGCGCCTGGCTCACCGACCTGCCCGTTCTCCTGGTGGCCGTCGTCTGGGGCGCCAGCTACCTCGCCGCGAAGGACATCACCACCGCCCGGACCGTGGTCGCCGTCCTGGTGCTGCGCTTCGCGCTCGTACTGCCGGTCCTCGCGGTCGCCGGGTGGCGTGGGCTGCGCTCGCTGACCGCCGCCCAGTGGCGCGGCGCGGGACTGCTCGGCCTCGTACTGAGCGGGATCTTCCTCCTGGAGACGTACGGCGTCGTGCACACCTCGGCGACCAACGCCGGGCTCATCATCAGCCTCACCATGATCTTCACTCCGCTCGCCGAGGCGGCCGTCACGCGCCCCCAAGCTCTCGGCTTCGCTCGAGCAGGGGGGACCCCCACCCGGCCGCCGCGGGCCTTCCTCGGCGCTGCGGCCCTCTCGGTGGCGGGCGTGGTCCTGCTGACCCAGGGCGGCGGCTTCACCGCCCCCTCGGCGGGCGACCTCCTGATGCTGCTCGCCGCGCTGGCCCGTACCGCGCACGTCCTGTTCATGGCCCGCATCAAGGCGGTCCAGGACGCCGACTCGCTCTCCTTGACCACCGTCCAACTCGGCGGCGCAGTCGGGGTGTTCGCCGTGCTCGCCGCCGTGCCCGGCACGGGAGGCGCGCCCTGGACCGTGGCCGCGGACTTCGGCGTGCGCGAGTGGACGGGGCTGCTCTTCCTGTCCGTGTTCTGCACGCTCTTCGCGTTCTTCGTGCAGATGTGGGCCGTCCGTCGCACCTCCCCGTCCCGCGTCAGCCTGCTGCTGGGCACCGAGCCCCTCTGGGCGGCGGCGGCCGGCATCGCCCTGGGCGGCGAACGCCTGGGCGCCCTCGGCCTGTTGGGCGCGGTCCTCGTCCTCGCGGGCACGGCCCTGGGGCGCCGGGCCGCGGGAGCCTGA
- a CDS encoding dihydrofolate reductase family protein: MKLTITTFLTLDGVMQAPGGPSEDRSGVFEHGGWLVPFADEDLGRYVTEWIGRADAFLLGRRTYDIFSAHWPRVTDPDDPVARSLNHLPKYVVSNTLDHPAWQNTTVVCGNEDGVVKGIQALKDRPGGELQVHGSGVLAQFLMRHELIDEYRLWTFPVVLGQGRRLFADGALPTSFELTDSRTSSTGVSVNNYRPAGRPRHGSFELDQ, from the coding sequence ATGAAGCTCACCATCACCACCTTCCTCACCCTCGACGGGGTCATGCAGGCACCCGGGGGTCCCTCCGAGGACCGCAGCGGGGTCTTCGAACACGGCGGCTGGCTGGTCCCCTTCGCGGACGAGGACCTGGGGCGGTACGTGACCGAATGGATCGGCCGCGCGGACGCCTTCCTGCTCGGCCGGCGCACGTACGACATCTTCTCCGCGCACTGGCCGCGCGTCACCGACCCGGACGACCCCGTCGCGCGCAGCCTCAACCACCTCCCCAAGTACGTCGTCTCCAACACGCTCGACCACCCCGCCTGGCAGAACACCACCGTCGTCTGCGGGAACGAGGACGGCGTGGTCAAGGGGATCCAGGCGCTCAAGGACCGGCCGGGCGGCGAGCTCCAGGTGCACGGCAGCGGCGTCCTCGCCCAGTTCCTGATGCGGCACGAACTCATCGACGAGTACCGGCTGTGGACCTTCCCGGTGGTCCTCGGCCAGGGACGGCGGCTGTTCGCCGACGGTGCCCTGCCCACCTCCTTCGAGCTCACCGACTCCCGCACCTCCAGCACCGGGGTCTCGGTCAACAACTACCGCCCGGCGGGCCGGCCCCGGCACGGGAGCTTCGAACTGGACCAGTGA